One stretch of Manis pentadactyla isolate mManPen7 chromosome 10, mManPen7.hap1, whole genome shotgun sequence DNA includes these proteins:
- the CHTF18 gene encoding chromosome transmission fidelity protein 18 homolog isoform X4, translating to MEDRGRAAGGAGDDFLSQFAAELEVLAELEGTAAPYLPAGARPLPALHEAAAGGDAGAPRSPDGHPGTREGVATKRPLDPHVGPVGPLPPSTSTGDPGAGWGVGLRPCLPSSRVSPAPRVKRPRLEAVKRLNFGPEDSEEPLLPDSPPGGITPPLSPEAPHELWGDGLPDAGVTRASPATRGAVLRRPPVLEDYVSVTSTGGSRAFLVLGADPTGTGVQSPLLSFDVRWRCRGQLDLLGVSFASLKEQVDSERRQRLFEDAQRLSDTLNSLREEEAQPLRTPEGEPVDSQDASQHCLWVDTFAPRRYTELLSDDFTNRCLLKWLKLWDPVVFGRERPARKPRPSVEPAWVGKEATASSRWKSHQQALEDMLEAEPDPSQRPRQKVALLCGPPGLGKTTLAHVIARHAGYSVVEMNASDDRSPEAFRMRIEAATQMESVLGAGGTPNCLVIDEIDGAPMAAVNILLGILDRKGPQEAEPGGLAVPTGVGRRRWAEGVLLMRPIVCICNDPFVPSLRHLKQQAFLLHFPPTLPSRLLQRLQEICLRQGMQADPGALAALCEKTHNDIRACVNTLQFLHGQGQRELSVQAVQTTHIGLKDQRKGLFSVWQEVFQLPRTQRQRGGPDPALLFPTFLLSGGPMGGGPRAAERPLTLTSQRLYRILYVAASAGEHEKVVQGLFDNFLRLRLRDSSLGTVCTALDWLAFDDMLGRAAHRGQSFQLLRYLPFLPAAFHLLFASSRTPRVVFPSSQQEAQSRTSRMQNLIQTLVSGIAPATRSWAAPQALVLDTLCLLLDILTPKLRPVSTQLFSAREKQQLASLVGTMLAYSLTYRQERTPDGLYVYRLEPNVEELCRFPELPTRKPLTYQAQQLIAHEIEMEKMRRAEARAVGSPQVDEGPLGNEGLHGVAEEEGLQSPTLCSHKQRLERIVKRVGVEEQPERDFFGRVVVRRAATLSAEDATPEFDTAEQRMGTAVGRSDVWFRFKEGVSNAVRRGLYIRDLL from the exons ATGGAGGACCGAGGGCGCGCGGCGGGCGGCGCCGGGGACGATTTCCTCAGCCAGTTCGCGGCCGAGCTCGAGGTGCTGGCCGAGCTGGAAG GGACGGCGGCCCCGTACCTCCCCGCGGGCGCTCGGCCCCTGCCGGCGCTCCACGAGGCCGCTGCTGGAGGGGACGCCGGCGCTCCCCGCTCTCCTGACGGACATCCGGGGACACGCGAGGGCGTAGCCACCAAAAGGCCGCTGGACCCCCACGTCGGGCCGGTCGGGCCCCTGCCCCCCAGTACTTCCACAGGGGACCCCGGCGCAGGGTGGGGTGTGGGGCTGCGGCCGTGCCTCCCTTCCTCCCGTGTCTCCCCAGCCCCCCGAGTCAAGCGGCCCAGGCTGGAGGCTGTCAAGAGGCTGAACTTTGGGCCTGAAGACTCGGAAGAGCCGCTCCTTCCCGACTCCCCCCCTGGGGGCATCACACCCCCGCTGAGTCCCGAGGCCCCCCACGAGCTGTGGGGTGACGG GCTCCCAGACGCGGGGGTCACACGGGCCTCCCCAGCCACCCGCGGTGCCGTTCTGAGGCGGCCCCCAGTCCTGGAGGACTATGTCAGCGTGACCTCCACGGGAGGCAGCCGGGCGTTTCTGGTGCTGGGGGCCGACCCCACGGGCACTGGGGTGCAG AGCCCTCTCCTTAGCTTTGACGTCCGGTGGCGCTGCCGTGGCCAGCTAGACCTGCTGGGTGTGTCCTTCGCCTCCCTCAAGGAGCAGGTGGACAGCGAG CGGCGGCAGCGACTGTTTGAGGATGCCCAGCGGCTCTCAGACACGCTGAACAG cctcagagaggaggaggctcAGCCCCTGCGGACCCCCGAGGGGGAGCCGGTTGACAGCCAAGACGCGTCCCAGCACTGCCTCTGGGTGGACACGTTCGCACCCCGGCGCTACACGGAGCTGCTCAGTGATGAC TTCACTAACCGCTGCCTCCTCAAGTGGCTGAAGCTGTGGGACCCAGTGGTGTTCGGCAGAGAGAGGCCCGCCCGGAAGCCCAGGCCCAGTGTGGAGCCAGCCTGGGTTGGCAAGGAGGCCACAGCCTCCAGCAGGTGGAAGAGCCACCAGCAAGCGCTGGAGGACATGCTGGAGGCCGAGCCGGACCCGAGCCAGCGGCCCCGGCAGAAG GTGGCACTGCTGTGTGGCCCCCCTGGGCTGGGCAAGACCACGCTGGCCCATGTGATTGCACGGCACGCTGGGTACTCCGTAGTGGAGATGAACGCGAG TGACGACCGCAGCCCTGAGGCCTTCCGCATGCGCATCGAGGCAGCCACGCAGATGGAGTCGGTGCTGGGTGCTGGCGGGACTCCCAACTGCCTGGTCATTGATGAAATTGACGGAGCCCCCATG GCTGCTGTCAACATTCTCCTGGGCATCCTGGACCGGAAGGGCCCGCAGGAGGCAGAGCCAGGGGGTCTGGCTGTGCCCACAGGCGTGGGTCGGCGGCGCTGGGCAGAGGGGGTGCTCCTGATGAGGCCTATCGTCTGCATCTGCAACGACCC GTTCGTGCCCTCCCTGCGGCATCTGAAGCAACAGGCCTTTCTGCTCCACTTTCCGCCCACCCTGCCATCAAGGCTCCTGCAGCGGCTCCAGGAG ATCTGCCTGCGGCAGGGCATGCAGGCTGACCCGGGTGCACTGGCAGCCCTCTGTGAGAAGACGCACAATGACATCCGGGCCTGTGTCAACACCCTGCag TTCCTTCACGGGCAGGGCCAGCGGGAGCTGAGTGTGCAGGCTGTGCAGACCACGCACATTGGCCTCAAGGACCAGCGCAAGGGACTCTTCTCCGTGTGGCAGGAAGTGTTCCAGCTGCCGCGGACCCAGAG GCAGCGTGGCGGCCCAGACCCAGCCCTGCTGTTCCCCACGTTCCTGCTCAGTGGCGGGCCCATGGGTGGGGGCCCGCGGGCCGCGGAGCGGCCCCTGACCTTGACTTCACAGCGCCTCTACCGCATTCTGTACGTGGCTGCCTCCGCAGGGGAGCATGAGAAGGTGGTCCAG GGCCTGTTTGACAACTTCCTGCGCCTGCGGCTACGGGACTCCAGCCTCGGCACTGTGTGCACGGCCCTTGACTGGCTGGCCTTCGACGACATGCTGGGCCGGGCCGCCCACCGTGGCCAGAGCTTTCAGCTGCTGCGCTACCTGCCCTTCCTGCCTGCCGCCTTCCACCTGCTCTTCGCCTCCAGCCGCACGCCGAGAGTCGTCTTCCCCAGCAGCCAGCAGGAG GCCCAGAGCCGGACCAGTCGGATGCAGAACCTGATCCAGACGCTGGTGTCGGGCATTGCACCGGCCACCCGCAGCTGGGCTGCACCCCAGGCCCTGGTCCTGGACACGCTCTGCCTGCTTCTGGACATCCTGACGCCCAAGCTGCGGCCT GTGAGCACTCAGCTGTTCAGTGCCCGCGAGAAGCAGCAGCTGGCCAGCCTGGTGGGCACCATGCTTGCTTACAGCCTCACCTACCGCCAGGAGCGCACGCCCGATGGGCTGTATGTCTACAGGCTTGAGCC GAATGTGGAGGAGCTCTGTCGCTTCCCTGAGCTGCCCACCCGCAAGCCCCTCACCTACCAGGCCCAGCAGCTCATCGCCCACGAGATCGAAATGGAGAAGATGCGGCGGGCAGAAGCCCgggctgtgggcagcccccag GTGGATGAGGGGCCTCTGGGGAACGAGGGTCTGCATGGGGTTGCTGAGGAGGAAGGACTGCAGTCACCTACCCTGTGTAGCCACAAGCAGCGGCTGGAGCGCATTGTGAAGAGAGTGGGCGTGGAGGAGCAG CCCGAGAGGGATTTCTTCGGTCGCGTGGTTGTCAGGAGAGCAGCAACCCTGAGCGCAG AGGACGCAACCCCCGAGTTCGACACGGCTGAGCAGCGCATGGGCACGGCGGTGGGCCGGAGTGACGTCTGGTTCCGCTTCAAGGAGGGCGTCTCCAACGCCGTCAGGCGCGGCCTGTACATCAGGGACCTGCTGTAG